A genomic window from Tolypothrix sp. PCC 7910 includes:
- the secA gene encoding preprotein translocase subunit SecA, translated as MLKTLLGDPNARKLKKYQPYITEINLLEEDIKALSDEELKGKTSEFKQRLAKGETLDDILPEAFAVVREAGRRVLGLRHFDVQMLGGIILHSGQIAEMKTGEGKTLVATLPSYLNALTGKGVHVITVNDYLARRDAEWMGQVHRFLGLSVGLIQANMIPSERQKNYDCDITYVTNSEIGFDYLRDNMATSMADVVQRPFNYCVIDEVDSILVDEARTPLIISGQVERPTEKYLQAAEISFALKKDEHYEVDEKARNVLLTDEGFAEAENLLGVTDLFDPEDPWAHFVFNAIKAKELFLKDVNYIVRNGEVVIVDEFTGRVLPGRRWSDGLHQAIEAKEHVEIQPETQTLATITYQNLFLLYPKLGGMTGTAKTEEAEFEKIYKLEVTIIPTNRIRRRQDLSDMVFKTEAGKWQAIARECGEMHELGRPVLVGTTSVEKSEYLSQLLKQMEIPHELLNARPENVEREAEIVAQAGRRGAVTIATNMAGRGTDIILGGNSEYMARLKLREYFMPRIVQPEDEDTFGVQRASGLPTGSGGGQGFVPGKKVKTWRASPEIFPTQLSKEAEQQLKEAVDLAVREYGDRSLPELEAEEKVAVAAEKAPIDDPVIQKLRAAYNLVKHEYEQFTNREHEEVVELGGLHVIGTERHESRRIDNQLRGRAGRQGDPGSTRFFLSLEDNLLRIFGGDRVAGLMNAFNVEEDMPIESGMLTRSLEGAQKKVETYYYDIRKQVFEYDEVMNNQRRAIYAERRRVLEGQDLKEQVITYAEKTMSEIVDYYINADLPSEEWELEKLVDKVKEFVYLLGDMQPNQLEDMAVAEIKAFLHEQVRIAYDLKEAQIDQIQPGLMRQAERFFILQRIDTLWREHLQQMDALRESVGLRGYGQKDPLIEYKSEGYELFLDMMVNIRRDVVYSLFMFQPQPQPVVQTSSEMV; from the coding sequence ATGCTAAAAACTTTGTTGGGCGATCCCAACGCTCGTAAACTTAAAAAATACCAACCTTACATTACGGAAATTAACCTCTTAGAGGAAGATATTAAAGCGCTTTCCGATGAGGAGTTAAAAGGCAAAACAAGCGAGTTTAAACAGCGGCTTGCCAAAGGTGAAACTCTGGATGATATTCTGCCAGAAGCTTTTGCGGTGGTTCGGGAAGCGGGACGGCGAGTCTTAGGCCTGCGGCACTTTGATGTGCAAATGTTGGGTGGTATTATTTTGCACAGTGGGCAAATCGCAGAAATGAAAACTGGGGAAGGTAAAACCCTGGTGGCGACATTGCCAAGTTATTTAAATGCCCTCACTGGTAAAGGTGTACATGTTATTACCGTGAATGATTACCTGGCGCGTCGGGACGCGGAATGGATGGGTCAGGTGCATCGCTTTCTGGGATTGAGTGTAGGTCTAATTCAGGCGAACATGATTCCCAGTGAGCGTCAGAAAAATTATGACTGTGATATTACTTATGTCACTAATAGTGAGATAGGTTTTGATTACCTCCGGGATAATATGGCCACGTCAATGGCAGATGTGGTGCAACGCCCATTCAATTACTGCGTTATCGACGAAGTAGACTCGATTTTAGTTGATGAAGCACGGACACCGCTAATTATTTCTGGACAGGTGGAAAGACCTACAGAAAAGTATTTACAAGCAGCTGAAATCTCCTTTGCTCTCAAAAAAGATGAGCATTATGAAGTAGATGAAAAAGCGCGGAACGTGCTATTAACTGATGAAGGCTTTGCGGAAGCCGAAAACCTTTTGGGTGTAACCGATTTATTTGACCCAGAAGACCCTTGGGCGCACTTTGTGTTTAATGCAATTAAAGCCAAAGAACTGTTCCTTAAGGATGTCAACTATATTGTCCGCAACGGCGAAGTCGTGATTGTTGATGAATTTACCGGACGGGTGCTTCCGGGAAGGCGTTGGAGTGACGGTCTGCACCAAGCTATTGAAGCTAAAGAACATGTAGAAATTCAGCCAGAAACTCAAACTTTGGCAACAATTACCTATCAAAACCTGTTCTTGCTGTATCCTAAGTTAGGAGGAATGACCGGAACAGCTAAGACAGAAGAAGCTGAGTTTGAAAAAATTTACAAGCTTGAAGTCACCATTATTCCTACCAACCGGATCAGAAGACGGCAAGATTTGTCTGACATGGTCTTTAAGACAGAAGCAGGCAAATGGCAAGCGATCGCCCGCGAATGTGGAGAAATGCACGAACTGGGTAGGCCTGTATTAGTCGGCACCACCAGTGTAGAAAAATCTGAGTATCTCAGCCAACTGCTGAAGCAGATGGAAATCCCCCACGAGTTACTCAACGCACGCCCCGAAAACGTGGAACGGGAAGCGGAAATTGTGGCTCAGGCAGGACGCAGAGGCGCTGTAACTATCGCCACCAACATGGCTGGTAGAGGTACAGATATCATCCTGGGTGGTAACTCCGAATACATGGCTCGTCTGAAGCTGCGGGAATATTTTATGCCCAGGATTGTGCAGCCAGAAGATGAAGACACCTTTGGCGTACAAAGGGCATCTGGTTTACCCACAGGAAGCGGTGGCGGACAAGGCTTTGTTCCTGGGAAAAAAGTCAAAACCTGGCGCGCTTCCCCAGAAATTTTCCCCACGCAGTTGTCTAAAGAAGCTGAACAGCAATTAAAAGAAGCTGTAGATTTGGCAGTGAGGGAATATGGCGATCGCAGTTTACCGGAATTAGAAGCCGAAGAAAAAGTAGCTGTCGCCGCCGAAAAAGCCCCTATTGATGACCCGGTAATTCAAAAATTGCGGGCAGCATACAATCTTGTGAAGCACGAATACGAACAATTCACTAACCGTGAACATGAAGAAGTGGTGGAATTAGGTGGATTGCACGTAATTGGTACAGAACGTCACGAATCACGCCGGATTGACAACCAATTGCGCGGACGTGCAGGTAGACAAGGTGACCCTGGTTCTACCAGATTCTTCCTCAGTTTAGAAGATAACTTACTACGGATTTTTGGTGGCGATCGCGTTGCTGGTTTAATGAACGCCTTCAACGTCGAAGAAGATATGCCCATTGAATCCGGGATGCTGACTCGCAGTTTGGAAGGCGCACAGAAAAAAGTTGAAACCTACTACTACGACATCCGCAAGCAGGTATTTGAGTACGACGAAGTGATGAACAACCAACGTCGCGCCATCTACGCCGAACGTCGCCGGGTACTAGAAGGACAAGACCTGAAAGAACAGGTGATTACCTACGCCGAAAAAACAATGAGCGAAATCGTTGACTATTACATCAACGCCGATTTGCCCTCAGAAGAGTGGGAATTAGAAAAGTTGGTGGATAAAGTCAAGGAATTTGTTTACTTGTTGGGAGATATGCAGCCAAATCAGTTAGAAGATATGGCGGTAGCTGAAATTAAAGCCTTCCTCCACGAACAGGTAAGAATTGCCTACGACCTCAAAGAAGCGCAAATTGACCAAATTCAGCCAGGATTAATGCGCCAAGCCGAACGCTTCTTTATTTTGCAACGCATCGATACCCTGTGGCGGGAACACCTGCAACAAATGGATGCACTGCGTGAATCTGTAGGATTGCGTGGTTATGGTCAAAAAGACCCATTAATTGAGTACAAGAGCGAAGGTTATGAACTCTTCTTGGATATGATGGTCAACATCCGCCGAGATGTGGTTTACTCCTTGTTCATGTTCCAGCCACAGCCGCAGCCTGTAGTGCAAACATCATCTGAGATGGTGTAG
- a CDS encoding type II toxin-antitoxin system RelE/ParE family toxin has protein sequence MQSDNRVSIRFADEFEEKLYRLSKRFRNIRSDVQPIIEQLQQGNIVGDRISGLGEEYIVYKVRVRNSNIQKGKSAGYRLIYQLESPTSILLLTIYSKSDQEDIAANEIRNILADFDTEDG, from the coding sequence ATGCAGAGTGATAACAGGGTTTCAATTCGATTTGCTGATGAGTTTGAGGAGAAACTCTACAGACTCTCGAAAAGATTTCGCAATATTCGCTCTGATGTTCAACCAATTATCGAGCAACTACAACAAGGAAATATTGTAGGAGACAGGATTAGCGGTCTTGGTGAGGAGTATATTGTTTACAAAGTGAGAGTTCGCAACAGCAATATTCAAAAGGGTAAAAGCGCTGGATACCGCCTCATCTATCAACTTGAGTCACCCACAAGTATTTTGCTATTAACGATTTATTCCAAATCTGACCAAGAAGATATTGCTGCAAATGAAATCCGCAATATTCTAGCTGATTTTGATACAGAGGACGGCTGA